The genomic stretch TGTTGGTTAGACCATTGATTGAAGGCATAGAACATCCGACcatcttcatatgcctcatgatGGTTGCCAAACCCCAAGGGTCATCTAAGATCGATCCTGGTTTAGAATGGGTAAAGTTCCAGCCGACGGTCCCTCCCCGcgaagacgaggaggaagacCTGGCGGGCCTATCTCCCAAATCAGTCCGAGACCTCTTGTTTCTCGGAGGTTCGACCTCAGAGGGATCTCTAGCAGCTTGAGGGTTAACGTTAACCGGCGGGATCTCGAGACGAGGAACAACATCTTGAGCTCTGGTTTCAACTGGGTTAACATCCCTGACAGGAACAGAGGACCCATCGTCAAGGACCTCCTTCAGCGAGCTAAGGAAGGCTCCTCCTTGGGTCCTGTCGCTGCCTCGCGAAGCACTGGCAGCTGCAGCAGGTTTGCTCCTGGAACGGAAAGAAGGCCTCATCTTGGGAGCTTGAGTCTTTTCAGTTTCGGAAGTACTAGCTCCAGTCGAAAGATCTACCACGAAAGGACCTTCAGAAACTAAATAAAGGAAAGCTTTTTAGCTATTTCTAAAAGCAAATCTAGAAATAAAAAGATAGATAAGCGAAATCCGAAAATACCTTCTAAATCTTCAACTGGAATTGGGTCAGGGAACCTGGTGTTATATTGCTCCGGGAACCTAGCAGATCCAATGCGAGAAATGGTAAAAGACGCCCAAGTATTGGGACTTTGATATAGCTTCCGAAAAAGAGCTCTAGACAGCTTATCAGTAAGCTTAGGAGGATCCTCAATATCTGCACAAGAAACCAAGAGTTCAGCAAACAACAATAATCCGATATAAGCAAAGCACGTTCCTAAAACTCCTAACCAGTTATATCGGACCAAGTAACCGAGAGAGCACGACCCATAAGAACTGTTGTGGGGTCGATCTTGACGTAGAAATATTTCTTCCTCCAATCATCATCACTACCGGAGGACTTAAAAAGACCGAGCCTAGGACGACAAGGaaggtagtaggtaccgctgGCACCATCCTTACTAGAGCTCTCCTTGACCGTATAAAGACTCATCAACTCGGTAAGCCTAACAGCGACCCCTTCTTCCTTAGCCCTGGTGATGAAACCATTTATCACCCGGACAACAGAGGGACAGAGCTGAGAGAGGGCCAGCTGGTAATGGTCAAGAAGATCTAACAAAAGGTCTGGGAGCGGAAACCGGAGGTGGCATTTAGAGATATATTTCTCATGAATGCAAAACCAACCCTCCGGGGCAGTTTCAGGGGTTTCGTCGGAGGAACAAACCCTGGCCAACTCCTTTTGACCGTAAGCTTGAACCATGAGGTTAACGACCTCTTGGATCTTCAATGAAGAAGGCGAGTGAGGTCCCACAGAGGCACTCCCACCAGAagcatccttcttcttcacccgCTTGGAGACCCTTCCTGCAATTGAGTCTTTGGCTTCTTTCTtgtctcttttcattttctcactGATCTTCTGTTTAACCTTCAACTAACGTTTGCCGGAGGCAGAAATTCCGGtctcgccggaaccttctttcgGAGGATCCATTAAAGAGAGAGGTAAGGAAAATCGAAAAGATTGAAAAGGGAAAAGGTGGAACAAGCTGACTAGATCTCTTAGGAACTAAGAACTCTAAGAACTTCGCAAAGGATCAATGGTAAATCGAAggatgaaagtaaaaaaaaaagcaaacgcagtaaaataaaggagtgGAGGAGGAGTTACCTTGAAAACCGAGTGGAGGCGTGGAGAATATGGACAGCGGC from Raphanus sativus cultivar WK10039 unplaced genomic scaffold, ASM80110v3 Scaffold5200, whole genome shotgun sequence encodes the following:
- the LOC108831007 gene encoding meiosis-specific protein ASY2-like produces the protein MKRDKKEAKDSIAGRVSKRVKKKDASGGSASVGPHSPSSLKIQEVVNLMVQAYGQKELARVCSSDETPETAPEGWFCIHEKYISKCHLRFPLPDLLLDLLDHYQLALSQLCPSVVRVINGFITRAKEEGVAVRLTELMSLYTVKESSSKDGASGTYYLPCRPRLGLFKSSGSDDDWRKKYFYVKIDPTTVLMGRALSVTWSDITDIEDPPKLTDKLSRALFRKLYQSPNTWASFTISRIGSARFPEQYNTRFPDPIPVEDLEVSEGPFVVDLSTGASTSETEKTQAPKMRPSFRSRSKPAAAASASRGSDRTQGGAFLSSLKEVLDDGSSVPVRDVNPVETRAQDVVPRLEIPPVNVNPQAARDPSEVEPPRNKRSRTDLGDRPARSSSSSSRGGTVGWNFTHSKPGSILDDPWGLATIMRHMKMVGCSMPSINGLTNKEEYVEIAHHMGQLAGAINRAQLRFEETVNGAPSAGI